One window of the Pseudomonas knackmussii B13 genome contains the following:
- the argA gene encoding amino-acid N-acetyltransferase, with protein sequence MHDYVNWLRHASPYINAHRDCTFVVMLPGEGVEDPNFGNIVHDLVLLHSLGVRLVLVHGSRPQIEARLASRGLAPRFHRGLRVSDAPTLECVIDAVGSLRIAIEARLSMDMAASPMQGARLRVASGNLVTARPIGVVEGIDYHHTGEVRRIDCKGINRLLDERSIVLLSPLGYSPTGEIFNLACEDVAMRAAIELGADKLILFGAERGLLDEDGALVRELRPQQVPSHLQRLGTSYQAELLDAAAQACRAGVRRSHIVSFTEDGALLSELFTRAGNGTLVAQEQFEQLREAGIEDVGGLLELIRPLEEQGILVRRSREVLEREIEQFSIVEREGLIIACAALYPIADSDSAELACLAVNPEYRHGGRGDELLERIEKRARALGVKTLYVLTTRTAHWFRERGFQPSSVDRLPAARASLYNYQRNSQVFEKSL encoded by the coding sequence ATGCACGACTACGTCAACTGGTTACGTCACGCCTCCCCCTACATCAACGCCCACCGGGACTGCACCTTCGTGGTCATGCTGCCCGGCGAGGGTGTGGAAGACCCGAACTTCGGCAATATCGTCCATGACCTGGTGCTGCTGCACAGCCTCGGCGTGCGCCTGGTGCTGGTGCACGGCTCGCGCCCGCAGATCGAAGCGCGCCTGGCCTCGCGCGGGCTGGCGCCGCGCTTCCACCGCGGCTTGCGGGTCAGCGACGCACCGACCCTGGAGTGCGTGATCGATGCCGTGGGCAGCTTGCGCATCGCCATCGAAGCGCGCCTGTCGATGGACATGGCCGCCTCGCCCATGCAGGGCGCGAGGCTGCGCGTGGCCTCCGGCAACCTGGTGACCGCGCGGCCGATCGGCGTGGTCGAGGGCATCGACTACCACCACACCGGCGAGGTGCGGCGGATCGACTGCAAGGGCATCAACCGCCTGCTCGACGAGCGCTCCATCGTGCTGCTCTCGCCCCTGGGCTACTCGCCCACCGGGGAGATCTTCAACCTCGCCTGCGAGGACGTGGCCATGCGCGCGGCCATCGAACTGGGCGCCGACAAGCTGATCCTGTTCGGCGCCGAGCGCGGCCTGCTGGACGAGGACGGCGCGCTGGTCCGCGAGCTGCGCCCGCAGCAGGTGCCGTCGCACCTGCAACGTTTGGGCACCAGCTATCAGGCCGAACTGCTCGACGCCGCCGCGCAGGCGTGCCGCGCTGGCGTGCGGCGCAGCCATATCGTCAGTTTCACCGAGGACGGCGCGCTGCTCAGCGAGCTGTTCACCCGCGCCGGCAACGGCACCCTGGTTGCCCAGGAGCAGTTCGAGCAGCTGCGCGAGGCGGGCATCGAGGATGTCGGCGGCCTGCTGGAACTGATTCGTCCGCTGGAGGAGCAAGGCATCCTGGTGCGCCGTTCGCGCGAGGTGCTGGAGCGCGAGATCGAGCAGTTCAGCATCGTCGAACGCGAGGGTCTGATCATCGCCTGTGCGGCGCTCTATCCGATCGCCGACTCCGACTCGGCCGAACTGGCTTGCCTGGCGGTGAACCCGGAGTACCGCCACGGCGGTCGTGGCGATGAACTGCTCGAGCGCATCGAGAAGCGCGCCCGCGCGCTGGGTGTGAAGACCCTCTACGTGCTCACCACGCGCACCGCCCACTGGTTCCGCGAGCGCGGCTTCCAGCCCAGCAGCGTCGACCGCCTGCCGGCGGCGCGTGCCTCGCTGTACAACTATCAGCGCAATTCGCAGGTGTTCGAGAAGAGCCTGTAA
- the argE gene encoding acetylornithine deacetylase gives MSLPSLKDRFAHLLALPSVSCTQATLDQSNRPVVELLANWLSDLGFACKLQEVTPGKFNLLASLGSGPGGLVLAGHTDTVPYDESLWKSDPLRLDERDGRWYGLGSCDMKGFFAIVIEALLPLLDQPLRQPLLILATCDEESSMSGARALAAAGKPLARAAVIGEPTGLRPIRLHKGVMMERIEIHGQSGHSSDPRLGHSALEAMHAAIGELLALRAQWQTEFNNPQFGVPQPTLNLGCIHGGDNPNRICGQCALEFDLRPLPGMDPEALRRAIGERLQPLAERFSVRLDYHPLFPAVPPFEQGADSELVRLAERLSGHSAEAVAFGTEAPYLQQLGCETLVLGPGDIACAHQPDEHLDLARIPPTVELLRGLIKHYCL, from the coding sequence ATGTCCCTGCCGAGTCTGAAAGACCGTTTCGCGCACCTGCTCGCCCTGCCGTCGGTGAGCTGTACCCAGGCCACCCTCGACCAGTCCAACCGCCCGGTGGTCGAGCTGCTGGCCAACTGGCTGAGCGACCTCGGCTTCGCCTGCAAGCTGCAGGAAGTGACGCCCGGCAAGTTCAACCTGCTCGCCAGCCTCGGCAGCGGCCCCGGCGGCCTTGTACTCGCCGGGCACACGGACACCGTGCCCTACGACGAGTCCCTGTGGAAAAGCGACCCGCTGCGCCTCGACGAGCGCGACGGGCGCTGGTATGGCCTTGGCAGCTGCGACATGAAGGGCTTCTTCGCCATCGTCATCGAGGCGCTGCTGCCGTTGCTCGACCAACCGTTGCGCCAGCCGCTGCTGATCCTCGCCACCTGCGACGAGGAAAGCTCCATGTCCGGCGCTCGCGCCCTGGCCGCCGCCGGCAAGCCGCTGGCGCGCGCCGCGGTGATCGGCGAGCCCACCGGGTTGCGGCCGATCCGCCTGCACAAGGGCGTGATGATGGAGCGCATCGAGATCCACGGGCAGAGCGGCCATTCCTCCGATCCGCGCCTGGGGCATAGCGCCCTGGAGGCCATGCACGCCGCCATCGGCGAGCTGCTGGCGTTGCGCGCGCAGTGGCAGACCGAGTTCAACAATCCGCAGTTCGGCGTGCCGCAGCCGACCCTCAACCTTGGCTGCATCCACGGCGGCGACAACCCCAACCGCATCTGTGGCCAATGCGCCCTGGAGTTCGACCTGCGGCCGCTGCCGGGTATGGACCCGGAGGCCCTGCGGCGGGCCATTGGCGAGCGTCTGCAGCCGCTGGCAGAGCGATTCTCGGTGCGCCTGGACTACCACCCATTATTTCCCGCCGTGCCGCCCTTCGAGCAGGGGGCGGACAGCGAGCTGGTGCGCCTGGCCGAACGTCTAAGCGGGCATTCGGCGGAAGCGGTAGCCTTTGGCACCGAAGCGCCGTATCTTCAGCAGCTCGGTTGCGAGACCCTGGTGCTCGGCCCCGGCGACATCGCCTGCGCCCACCAGCCAGACGAGCATCTGGACCTTGCGCGCATTCCTCCGACCGTGGAGCTGCTGCGCGGCCTGATCAAGCACTACTGCCTGTAA
- a CDS encoding inorganic triphosphatase yields MQKETEIKLRVSRETLDALRDHPLLKKRNKSGWQQSELFNQYYDTPARDLARARVALRLRRDGEQYIQTLKSRGHSVAGLSERNEWDWYLDKAKLDLKKLDDQCWPAALADLDKKQLAPIFTTDFNRQRAEIAWGRGKAKVVVEAALDLGKVIAGEQEEEICELELELRQGEPETLLELAAELAADLPLMPCDISKAERGYRLYDPASYSVQADTQKLLAETPLDGAFAGIAWALLGNSQRLAEQYRYNGHWRLLQDWLQQLVDLRALLGSLGQVVPRASSRELREALDALIADWSPRLEQGETDESVRQQAPEAFRAELAQTRWGLFSLNASLWLLKRAWTEGRNERGNRQGAAALGKWLPRQLAEEAEGLPLSRAQQDPMLLVDHLPRLQRMLVWLRQARDVLLLAEVDRLYGELVKLQQMIQQRDPETLDALAAQAHTVLALKPWKALLK; encoded by the coding sequence ATGCAGAAAGAAACCGAAATCAAGCTGCGCGTCAGCCGCGAAACCCTCGACGCGCTGCGCGACCATCCGCTGCTGAAGAAGCGCAACAAGTCCGGCTGGCAGCAGAGCGAACTGTTCAACCAGTACTACGACACCCCGGCCCGCGACCTCGCGCGCGCCCGTGTCGCGCTGCGCCTGCGCCGCGATGGCGAGCAGTACATCCAGACCCTGAAGAGCCGCGGCCACAGCGTGGCCGGGCTGTCCGAGCGCAACGAGTGGGACTGGTACCTGGACAAGGCCAAGCTGGACCTGAAGAAGCTCGACGACCAATGCTGGCCGGCGGCGCTGGCCGACCTCGACAAGAAGCAGCTGGCGCCGATCTTCACCACCGACTTCAACCGCCAGCGCGCGGAAATCGCCTGGGGCCGCGGCAAGGCCAAGGTCGTGGTGGAAGCCGCCCTCGACCTCGGCAAGGTGATCGCCGGTGAGCAGGAAGAGGAAATCTGCGAGCTGGAGCTCGAACTGCGCCAGGGCGAACCCGAAACGCTGCTGGAGCTCGCCGCCGAACTGGCCGCCGACCTGCCGCTGATGCCCTGCGACATCAGCAAGGCCGAGCGCGGCTACCGGCTGTACGACCCGGCCAGCTATTCGGTGCAGGCCGATACCCAGAAGCTGCTGGCGGAAACCCCGCTCGACGGCGCCTTCGCCGGCATCGCCTGGGCCCTGCTGGGCAACAGCCAGCGCCTCGCCGAGCAATACCGCTACAACGGCCACTGGCGCCTCCTGCAGGACTGGCTGCAACAACTGGTCGACCTGCGCGCGCTGCTCGGCAGCCTCGGCCAGGTGGTGCCGCGCGCCAGCTCCCGCGAGTTGCGCGAAGCCCTGGACGCGCTGATCGCCGACTGGAGCCCGCGCCTTGAGCAAGGCGAAACCGACGAAAGCGTCCGCCAGCAGGCGCCGGAAGCCTTCCGCGCCGAGCTCGCGCAAACCCGCTGGGGCCTGTTCTCGCTCAACGCCTCGCTCTGGCTGCTCAAGCGCGCCTGGACCGAAGGCCGCAACGAGCGCGGCAACCGCCAGGGCGCTGCGGCGCTGGGCAAATGGCTGCCGCGCCAACTGGCCGAGGAAGCCGAAGGCCTGCCGCTGTCGCGCGCCCAGCAGGACCCGATGCTGCTCGTCGACCACCTGCCGCGCCTGCAACGCATGCTGGTCTGGCTGCGCCAGGCGCGCGACGTCCTGCTGCTGGCCGAGGTCGACCGTCTCTATGGCGAGCTGGTGAAGCTGCAGCAGATGATCCAGCAGCGCGACCCCGAGACGCTGGATGCCCTGGCGGCCCAGGCCCATACTGTGCTGGCTCTCAAGCCCTGGAAGGCGCTTTTGAAATAA